In Ruania zhangjianzhongii, the following proteins share a genomic window:
- a CDS encoding TetR/AcrR family transcriptional regulator, translated as MSRLLEAAVLQLSSAGVPGLTHRKVEQRAGLAQGSVKYYFGSSDALVEGILQHLADQSLPLVLTVSPAEREAAEKGAGEILLRHAQQVAKEMLAQPDYVRARLHLYLHAAGHPRWQALVTAARDRLVAQVAESLPGPSSAAAARFVCAVVDGILLDQVSAPSRTVERFAGRYLLAAGGAAATIAVEQEA; from the coding sequence GTGAGCCGACTCCTTGAGGCTGCGGTGCTGCAACTCTCCAGCGCTGGGGTCCCGGGGCTCACCCATCGCAAGGTGGAGCAGCGCGCCGGGCTCGCGCAAGGATCGGTCAAGTACTACTTCGGATCCTCCGACGCGCTGGTCGAGGGCATCCTGCAGCACCTGGCAGATCAGAGCCTGCCGCTCGTGCTCACCGTGTCCCCGGCCGAACGGGAGGCCGCTGAGAAGGGTGCGGGAGAGATCCTGCTCCGGCACGCCCAGCAGGTCGCGAAAGAGATGCTGGCCCAACCCGACTACGTGCGCGCCCGGCTGCACCTGTACCTGCACGCGGCCGGCCACCCGCGATGGCAGGCCCTGGTCACTGCGGCACGCGACCGGCTCGTCGCCCAGGTGGCCGAGTCGCTCCCCGGTCCGAGCTCGGCGGCCGCAGCCCGCTTCGTCTGCGCGGTGGTCGACGGAATCCTGCTAGACCAGGTGTCCGCGCCGAGCCGGACGGTCGAACGCTTCGCCGGTCGCTACCTGCTGGCCGCGGGCGGCGCCGCGGCGACGATCGCGGTCGAGCAGGAGGCGTAG
- a CDS encoding sugar phosphate isomerase/epimerase family protein, giving the protein MTGAEISVQLYSVREAIADDLPAAIARIAQLGFTHVEPWGFVDKVDQFREALTQNNLTAPSAHARLVTAEEVQPTFAAAAALGVRTLIDPMVPAERWTTREDVQATADRLAELAGPAAEHGLTIGYHNHSWELAEQVEGRPALEVFADLLDERVVLEVDTYWAAVGGVPAPELLARLGERVKFLHVKDGPITDDPKAQLPAGTGAMDVPAVLAAAPDALRVIEFDAYAGDIFEGLAASLAYLRGLA; this is encoded by the coding sequence ATGACCGGAGCCGAGATCTCCGTCCAGCTGTACTCCGTCCGAGAGGCGATCGCCGACGATCTTCCCGCCGCGATTGCCCGGATCGCTCAGTTGGGCTTCACCCACGTGGAGCCCTGGGGCTTCGTGGACAAGGTGGACCAGTTTCGCGAGGCCCTGACCCAGAACAACCTGACCGCACCCTCGGCGCACGCCCGCCTGGTCACCGCCGAGGAGGTGCAGCCCACCTTCGCCGCTGCCGCTGCCCTCGGCGTACGTACCCTGATCGACCCGATGGTCCCGGCTGAACGCTGGACCACCCGCGAGGATGTGCAGGCCACCGCCGACCGGCTCGCCGAGCTGGCCGGCCCGGCAGCGGAGCACGGCCTGACCATCGGCTACCACAACCACTCGTGGGAGCTCGCGGAGCAGGTCGAGGGGCGCCCCGCGCTGGAGGTCTTCGCCGACCTGCTCGACGAGCGCGTGGTGCTCGAGGTGGACACCTACTGGGCCGCCGTCGGCGGGGTGCCTGCACCTGAGCTGCTCGCGCGGCTGGGCGAGCGGGTGAAATTCCTGCACGTCAAGGACGGCCCGATCACGGACGACCCGAAGGCACAGCTGCCCGCAGGGACGGGTGCGATGGACGTGCCGGCGGTGCTCGCCGCGGCGCCGGACGCCCTGCGCGTGATCGAGTTCGATGCCTACGCCGGCGACATCTTCGAGGGCCTGGCGGCGAGCCTCGCGTACCTGCGGGGGCTCGCGTGA
- the ribD gene encoding bifunctional diaminohydroxyphosphoribosylaminopyrimidine deaminase/5-amino-6-(5-phosphoribosylamino)uracil reductase RibD, with product MAIPDGGATVAPSGDLDRVVGALRRAIELSARGLGRTSPNPAVGCILLDPAGEVVGHGWHERAGGPHAEIAALADASVDAPPRAVAGGTAVVTLEPCAHAGRTGPCTQALLNAGIARVVYAVADPVYGGGAEALHQAGVQVHGPGSRLVPDTLATEAAAMNQAWLTAQRTGRPHVTWKFAATLDGRSAAVDGTSRWITGEAARADVHRLRDTADAVLVGAGTQRADDPQLTVRPAPADGRQPLRVVLDPTGGTRPGARVLDRSAPTMLVLAAGASPLGLPSHVLTEQVPRRAPGALDLEAVLALLHECGIRSVLLEGGPRLAGAFLAARLVDRVVAYLAPALLGAGPAALAEAGVGTIAQAHHLEPTDVRVLGPDVRIAAQVRAQEDQPTTAKGTTRD from the coding sequence GTGGCGATTCCCGACGGCGGAGCAACTGTTGCTCCGTCCGGTGACCTGGATCGTGTGGTCGGCGCGCTCCGGCGGGCCATCGAGCTGAGTGCCCGCGGGCTCGGCCGGACCAGTCCGAACCCGGCGGTCGGGTGCATCCTGCTGGATCCTGCGGGCGAGGTGGTCGGGCACGGCTGGCACGAGCGCGCCGGCGGGCCGCACGCCGAGATCGCCGCCCTGGCCGACGCCTCGGTCGATGCACCGCCGCGGGCTGTGGCCGGCGGGACCGCAGTGGTCACCCTCGAACCCTGTGCACACGCCGGCCGCACCGGCCCGTGCACCCAGGCGCTCCTGAACGCGGGCATCGCGCGGGTGGTCTACGCCGTGGCCGACCCGGTCTACGGCGGCGGAGCCGAGGCGCTCCACCAGGCAGGCGTCCAGGTGCACGGACCCGGCAGCCGCTTGGTCCCCGACACCCTCGCCACTGAGGCCGCCGCGATGAACCAGGCCTGGTTGACGGCGCAGCGCACCGGCCGCCCGCACGTCACCTGGAAGTTCGCCGCCACTCTGGATGGTCGGTCGGCCGCTGTCGACGGCACCAGCCGATGGATCACCGGCGAGGCGGCCCGCGCCGATGTGCACCGTCTCCGGGATACTGCGGACGCTGTGCTCGTCGGCGCCGGCACCCAGCGCGCCGACGACCCGCAGCTGACCGTCCGCCCCGCTCCGGCCGACGGCCGCCAGCCGCTCCGAGTCGTGCTCGACCCCACCGGAGGAACCCGGCCCGGCGCCCGCGTCCTCGACCGGTCCGCGCCGACGATGCTCGTTCTGGCTGCCGGCGCGAGCCCGCTGGGCCTGCCGAGCCACGTGCTGACCGAGCAGGTCCCGCGCCGCGCACCAGGGGCGCTCGACCTGGAGGCCGTGCTCGCCCTGCTACACGAGTGCGGCATCCGTTCCGTGCTCCTCGAGGGCGGTCCGCGCCTGGCCGGTGCCTTCCTCGCCGCCCGCCTGGTCGACCGGGTGGTGGCCTACCTCGCACCCGCACTCCTCGGTGCTGGACCCGCGGCGCTGGCCGAGGCCGGTGTCGGCACCATTGCGCAGGCCCATCACCTGGAACCGACCGACGTGCGCGTGCTGGGGCCCGATGTCCGGATCGCCGCCCAGGTCCGAGCGCAGGAAGACCAACCGACCACTGCGAAAGGAACGACTCGTGACTGA
- a CDS encoding Gfo/Idh/MocA family protein: protein MGVGIIGAGVISSQYLTNLTTFADLDVLFIADLDTDRARERAEEFGIPGHGTVAELLATAEVEVVVNLTLPSVHVEVGEQIVAAGKHVWSEKPLALDRESGQALLQAADAAGVRVACAPDTMLGASFQTALRTVRSGRIGDVLNALVLLQSPGPEAWHPSPEFLFDVGAGPLFDIGPYYLTALVHLLGPVARVSATSSIARPTRVIGSGPKAGTEFPVNVPTHHAALIEFAGGGAAQAVFSFESSIRRTLLELTGTAGSMAVADPNGFDKPSDLWELGATEAEVIEASGSSATRGVGVVELARAIRAGVPERASGELAYHVLDVMISISEAAETRQAVGLASTVEVPPLLPEDWDPAAATL from the coding sequence GTGGGCGTCGGCATCATCGGCGCCGGGGTGATCAGCAGCCAGTACCTGACCAACCTCACCACCTTCGCTGATCTCGACGTGCTCTTCATCGCCGACCTGGACACCGACCGGGCCCGCGAGCGTGCCGAGGAGTTCGGGATCCCCGGGCATGGCACCGTCGCCGAGCTGCTGGCGACGGCGGAGGTCGAGGTGGTCGTGAATCTCACCCTCCCGTCGGTGCACGTGGAGGTCGGCGAGCAGATCGTCGCCGCCGGCAAGCACGTGTGGAGTGAGAAGCCGCTCGCCCTGGACCGGGAGAGTGGCCAGGCGCTGCTGCAGGCGGCCGATGCGGCCGGGGTACGGGTCGCCTGTGCCCCGGACACGATGCTCGGCGCCTCGTTCCAGACGGCGCTGCGCACGGTGCGCTCCGGCCGGATCGGGGATGTGCTGAACGCCCTGGTGCTGCTGCAGAGCCCCGGGCCGGAGGCGTGGCACCCCAGCCCGGAGTTCCTCTTCGACGTCGGTGCCGGGCCGCTGTTCGATATCGGCCCGTATTACCTGACGGCGTTGGTCCACCTGCTCGGCCCGGTCGCCCGGGTGAGCGCAACCTCCTCCATCGCCCGGCCGACCCGGGTGATCGGATCCGGACCGAAGGCCGGCACCGAGTTCCCGGTCAACGTGCCCACTCACCACGCGGCGCTGATCGAGTTCGCCGGCGGCGGTGCAGCGCAAGCGGTATTCAGCTTCGAGTCCTCGATCCGGCGCACGCTGCTGGAGCTGACCGGTACCGCCGGTTCGATGGCGGTGGCCGACCCGAACGGCTTCGACAAGCCCAGCGACCTCTGGGAGCTCGGTGCCACTGAGGCCGAGGTCATCGAGGCGTCCGGATCGAGCGCCACCCGCGGGGTCGGCGTGGTGGAGCTCGCCCGGGCGATCCGCGCCGGAGTGCCCGAGCGGGCCTCAGGTGAGCTGGCCTACCACGTGCTGGACGTGATGATCTCGATCTCCGAGGCCGCCGAGACCCGCCAAGCGGTGGGGCTGGCGAGCACGGTGGAGGTACCGCCGTTGCTACCCGAGGACTGGGACCCGGCCGCCGCCACGCTCTGA
- a CDS encoding dicarboxylate/amino acid:cation symporter yields the protein MSADTSTKRKLRFPSFSVQILLGLVIGVALGYLALRLGPVDEETENWLTVTLDTIGSSFVGLLRAIVPPLVFTAIVASIANLRKVTNAARLAGQTLLWFAITAGIAVAIGMALGLITRPGENTSIGAEHAEAPGRTGSWVDFLTGLLPSNFLGIEASLRGDSVSLGFNVLQIVVISLVIGIAALRAGNKAEPFLSFNASALSIIQKVLWWVIRLAPIGTLGLIGNAVATYGSDLFAPLATYTAAIYIGLVLVLFVVYPILLRSHRLSILQYFRGAWPAIQLAFVSRSSIGTLPVTERVTERNLGVPRAYASFAVPLGATTKMDGCAAIYPAISAIFVAQFYGIDLQITDYLLIAFVSVVGSAATAGMTGAVVMLTLTLSTLGLPLEGVGLLLAVDPILDMGRTAVNVAGQALVPTIVSKREGILDQERYDAGNAEHLFDDDEAGAVADEELATAR from the coding sequence GTGTCCGCCGACACGTCTACCAAGCGCAAGCTGCGCTTCCCCTCCTTCAGCGTCCAGATCCTCCTTGGCCTCGTCATCGGCGTCGCTCTCGGCTACCTGGCCCTGCGCCTCGGCCCGGTCGACGAGGAGACGGAGAACTGGCTCACCGTCACGCTGGACACCATCGGGTCCTCGTTCGTCGGTCTGCTCCGCGCGATCGTGCCGCCGTTGGTGTTCACTGCCATCGTCGCCTCGATCGCGAATCTGCGGAAGGTCACCAACGCCGCCCGGCTGGCTGGCCAGACCCTGCTCTGGTTCGCTATCACCGCGGGCATCGCGGTAGCGATCGGCATGGCGCTGGGTCTGATCACCCGGCCCGGGGAGAACACCTCCATCGGTGCCGAGCACGCCGAGGCCCCCGGCCGCACCGGTAGCTGGGTGGACTTCCTCACCGGCCTGCTGCCCTCGAACTTCCTCGGAATCGAGGCCTCACTGCGTGGCGACAGCGTCTCGCTGGGCTTCAACGTGCTGCAGATCGTGGTGATCTCGCTGGTGATCGGCATCGCCGCGTTGCGGGCCGGAAACAAGGCGGAGCCGTTCCTCAGCTTCAACGCCTCGGCGCTGTCGATCATCCAGAAGGTGCTCTGGTGGGTCATCCGGCTCGCCCCGATCGGCACCCTCGGACTGATCGGGAACGCTGTGGCCACCTACGGCTCGGATCTGTTCGCCCCGCTGGCGACCTACACGGCCGCGATCTACATCGGCCTGGTCCTGGTGCTGTTCGTGGTCTACCCGATCCTGCTGCGCAGCCACCGACTCTCCATCCTGCAGTACTTCCGCGGCGCGTGGCCGGCGATCCAGCTCGCGTTCGTCTCCCGGTCCTCGATCGGCACGCTGCCGGTGACCGAGCGGGTCACCGAACGCAACCTCGGTGTCCCGCGCGCCTACGCCTCGTTCGCCGTGCCGCTAGGTGCCACCACCAAGATGGACGGCTGCGCCGCGATCTACCCGGCCATCTCTGCGATCTTCGTGGCCCAGTTCTACGGCATCGACCTGCAGATCACCGACTATCTGCTGATCGCCTTCGTCTCCGTGGTCGGCTCGGCCGCCACCGCTGGGATGACCGGGGCCGTGGTCATGCTCACCCTGACGCTGTCCACCCTCGGGCTCCCGCTGGAGGGTGTGGGCCTGCTGCTGGCCGTCGACCCGATCCTGGACATGGGCCGCACCGCGGTGAACGTCGCCGGACAGGCGCTGGTGCCCACCATCGTGTCCAAGCGCGAGGGCATCCTGGATCAGGAGCGCTACGACGCCGGAAACGCCGAGCACCTGTTCGACGACGATGAGGCAGGCGCGGTAGCCGACGAGGAGCTGGCCACCGCCCGCTGA
- a CDS encoding MarR family winged helix-turn-helix transcriptional regulator produces MIDEDLSRAAALLPGAVHEIGPSKVREAVPTTAVGEILGLADELTRIGSAGTQLARRIESVTGLRGGEVQVLAAVDAGSVHARGIAEVIGQVVEAAEATVNALVERGLLDRHAHTSDPAGELALVHLTAPGRAVLEQVEAVQIRLADALATTLGAEQTRTLRSTLGTVADVLDRPALPAD; encoded by the coding sequence ATGATCGACGAGGACCTGAGCCGAGCGGCCGCCCTCCTACCCGGCGCCGTGCACGAGATCGGCCCGAGCAAAGTTCGTGAAGCCGTGCCGACCACCGCTGTCGGAGAGATTCTCGGGCTCGCGGACGAACTCACCCGGATCGGCTCCGCAGGTACCCAGCTCGCCCGCCGGATCGAGTCCGTGACCGGTCTGCGTGGCGGCGAGGTGCAGGTGCTCGCTGCGGTCGACGCCGGCTCGGTCCATGCCCGCGGCATTGCCGAGGTGATCGGACAGGTGGTTGAGGCCGCCGAGGCGACGGTGAACGCACTGGTAGAGCGCGGACTGCTCGACCGGCACGCGCACACTTCCGACCCGGCCGGTGAGCTCGCACTGGTGCACCTGACCGCACCGGGCCGAGCGGTGCTCGAGCAGGTGGAGGCGGTGCAGATCCGGTTGGCCGACGCGCTGGCCACCACGCTGGGAGCCGAGCAGACCCGCACTCTGCGCAGCACGCTGGGCACGGTAGCCGATGTGCTCGACCGGCCCGCACTGCCGGCCGACTGA
- a CDS encoding helix-turn-helix domain-containing protein, with amino-acid sequence MPPNPDFHWDPEHIAVRFGNHIRTLREEREWTQEELAERTQLSRNQVQNIEHARNNQRDSSGRPGPGNPTLDSVVKLAQAFGLRPSELFAVIEAGSPNTSVR; translated from the coding sequence ATGCCGCCGAATCCCGATTTCCATTGGGATCCGGAGCACATCGCCGTGCGGTTCGGGAACCACATCCGCACCCTTCGCGAAGAGCGGGAATGGACGCAGGAGGAGCTCGCTGAACGCACCCAGCTCAGCCGGAATCAGGTCCAGAACATCGAGCATGCGCGGAACAACCAGCGTGACTCGTCGGGTCGGCCGGGTCCCGGAAATCCGACGTTGGACTCGGTCGTGAAGTTGGCGCAGGCGTTCGGCCTGCGCCCCAGTGAGTTGTTCGCGGTGATCGAGGCGGGTAGTCCGAACACGTCCGTGCGATGA
- the ribB gene encoding 3,4-dihydroxy-2-butanone-4-phosphate synthase, with protein MTEVTRAVAAIAAGRMVIVTDDADRENEGDLVAAADAVTPEIVAFMATHGRGLICAPITAQTAGRLDLPPMARRNTEAHGTAFTVSVDAAAGISTGISAADRARTIRLLADPATGPADLARPGHVFPLVAHPRGVLGRTGHTEAGVDLARMAGRAPAAVICEMLTPDGVPYRGEQLRTVAAGHGLPLVSVAQLVAYRSAGSGVADGMPARLDGMPARLDGMAARLDGMPARLDGMAARGDVMAAGGTAKPGGAGGGEALPPRAERVPAGRVQREAVALLPTPAGKFRAMVFSDEAGTEHVALCLGLDGGDRFSGGADVLVRVHSECLTGEAFASLRCDCGPQLADALARIAAVGRGVVVYLRGHEGRGTGLSAKIRAYALQEQGRDTVQANLEQGLPADSRDYAAAGAILLDLGAGAVRLQSNNPAKSEALTRAGVLVRERVPAPAPIGADNLPYLRTKAERLGHLLPWLPARTHPTTQETRR; from the coding sequence GTGACTGAGGTGACCCGCGCCGTCGCAGCGATAGCGGCTGGTCGGATGGTGATCGTCACCGACGACGCCGACCGGGAGAATGAGGGCGACCTGGTGGCCGCGGCTGATGCGGTCACGCCCGAGATCGTGGCGTTCATGGCCACCCACGGCCGCGGACTGATCTGCGCGCCGATCACGGCCCAGACCGCCGGCCGGCTCGACCTGCCACCGATGGCCCGCCGGAACACCGAGGCCCATGGCACTGCGTTCACCGTCTCCGTGGACGCTGCGGCGGGGATCAGTACCGGGATCAGCGCCGCCGACCGGGCTCGGACGATCCGACTGCTTGCCGACCCGGCGACCGGTCCGGCGGATCTCGCCCGGCCCGGGCACGTCTTCCCGCTGGTCGCGCACCCGCGCGGTGTGCTCGGCCGGACCGGCCACACCGAAGCGGGTGTGGATCTGGCCCGTATGGCCGGGCGTGCACCGGCTGCTGTGATCTGCGAGATGCTCACCCCCGACGGCGTCCCGTACCGGGGCGAGCAGCTGCGTACCGTGGCAGCGGGGCACGGGCTGCCGCTGGTCAGCGTCGCCCAGCTGGTGGCCTACCGGTCGGCCGGATCTGGCGTGGCCGACGGGATGCCCGCACGGCTCGACGGGATGCCCGCACGGCTCGACGGGATGGCCGCACGGCTCGACGGGATGCCCGCACGGCTCGACGGGATGGCCGCCCGCGGTGACGTGATGGCGGCCGGTGGTACCGCGAAGCCGGGAGGGGCCGGTGGGGGCGAAGCTCTACCGCCGAGAGCGGAGCGAGTACCGGCAGGTCGAGTACAGCGGGAGGCGGTTGCCCTCCTGCCGACCCCCGCCGGGAAGTTCCGGGCGATGGTGTTCAGCGACGAGGCCGGCACCGAGCACGTGGCGCTGTGCCTAGGCCTCGATGGCGGCGACCGCTTCTCCGGCGGCGCGGACGTGCTGGTGCGGGTGCACTCCGAGTGCCTGACCGGTGAAGCATTTGCCTCGCTGCGCTGTGACTGTGGGCCGCAGCTGGCCGATGCGCTGGCCCGGATCGCCGCCGTAGGTCGCGGGGTAGTGGTCTACCTGCGCGGCCATGAAGGCCGCGGGACCGGACTGAGTGCCAAGATCCGCGCCTACGCCCTGCAGGAGCAGGGCCGGGACACTGTGCAGGCCAACCTCGAACAGGGGCTGCCGGCCGATTCCCGCGACTATGCTGCCGCCGGCGCGATCTTGCTGGACCTGGGCGCCGGTGCGGTGCGGTTGCAGTCGAACAACCCGGCAAAGTCCGAGGCCCTGACCCGCGCGGGTGTGCTGGTGCGCGAGCGCGTCCCGGCACCGGCGCCGATCGGTGCCGACAACCTGCCCTACCTGCGCACCAAAGCTGAACGGTTAGGGCACCTGCTGCCCTGGCTTCCGGCCCGGACCCACCCGACCACTCAGGAGACCCGCCGATGA
- a CDS encoding cytochrome P450 yields the protein MEDIALCRSRPGDWLVRRAARGDSVVRLRLGRQRLVYLLGPEANAAVFRHDERFRAREAFAALEIVDGPTSVVLSDGADHARRRGLIRPAVAPRRIDGYLQTMGEAADEGLDEVVPGSSYDAYALFRRAVRRSTLRVLFGAELARRADEIGTMLQPLLDLTDKLPQVLDWHRRLRTPAWRRAASARVAIDAFVNDQIASQRERPSETGAAQGSGPMLPLLVHGRDGAGSGLDDQEIRDQAITMIAAGYETTGAAMGWIVYLLGAHPHWQRRAREEVRTVLGARAPAPPDLEHLSLLRAIVTEALRLYPPAMISARYTVEGFDHDGHRIRPGDLVIFSAYATHRDARVYDDPLRFDPGRWVDQPRRRPEEFLPFGGGKHRCLGSGLAMTELTVMLSRLLARGEYILDRPPVRARGFAAMAPEPGVVITHRDESGRAAGPTRLAGA from the coding sequence ATGGAAGATATCGCATTGTGTCGCTCTCGGCCCGGAGATTGGTTGGTGCGGCGGGCGGCGCGCGGTGACTCGGTGGTCCGCCTCCGGCTCGGTCGGCAACGACTGGTCTATCTGCTCGGGCCGGAGGCGAACGCCGCAGTGTTTCGCCACGACGAGCGGTTCCGGGCTCGGGAGGCGTTCGCCGCATTGGAGATCGTGGACGGACCCACCTCCGTGGTGCTCTCCGACGGTGCGGATCATGCTCGCCGTCGCGGTCTGATCCGGCCGGCAGTAGCGCCGCGCCGAATCGACGGTTACCTGCAGACGATGGGCGAAGCTGCGGACGAAGGCCTCGACGAGGTCGTACCAGGTTCCTCCTACGACGCCTATGCGCTGTTTCGCCGGGCGGTGCGCCGCTCGACCCTGCGAGTGCTCTTTGGCGCGGAGCTGGCGCGCCGCGCCGATGAGATCGGCACCATGCTGCAGCCGCTGCTCGACCTCACCGACAAGCTGCCGCAGGTGCTGGACTGGCACCGGCGGTTGCGTACCCCGGCCTGGCGGCGGGCCGCCTCTGCGCGGGTTGCCATCGATGCGTTCGTGAACGACCAGATCGCATCGCAGCGCGAGCGCCCGAGCGAAACGGGAGCAGCGCAGGGATCCGGGCCGATGCTCCCGCTGCTGGTGCACGGCCGGGACGGTGCGGGCTCCGGCCTCGATGATCAGGAGATCCGGGACCAGGCGATCACCATGATCGCGGCCGGCTACGAGACGACCGGTGCCGCGATGGGCTGGATCGTCTACCTGCTCGGGGCCCACCCGCACTGGCAGCGCCGCGCGCGTGAGGAGGTCCGCACCGTGCTCGGAGCGCGCGCGCCGGCTCCGCCGGACTTGGAGCACCTGTCCTTGCTGCGCGCGATCGTGACCGAGGCCCTGCGGCTCTATCCGCCGGCGATGATCTCAGCGCGCTACACCGTCGAGGGCTTCGACCACGACGGCCATCGGATCCGGCCGGGTGACCTGGTGATCTTCAGCGCGTACGCGACGCACCGGGATGCACGCGTCTACGACGACCCACTCCGGTTCGACCCCGGCCGGTGGGTGGATCAGCCCCGCCGCCGGCCGGAGGAGTTTCTCCCGTTCGGGGGCGGTAAGCATCGATGCCTCGGGTCCGGGCTGGCGATGACCGAGCTGACCGTGATGCTGAGCCGGTTGCTGGCGCGCGGGGAGTACATCCTCGACCGGCCACCGGTGCGAGCGCGCGGATTTGCGGCCATGGCGCCGGAGCCCGGCGTGGTGATTACCCACCGGGATGAGAGCGGCAGGGCCGCCGGCCCCACCCGACTCGCGGGAGCCTAG
- the ribH gene encoding 6,7-dimethyl-8-ribityllumazine synthase yields the protein MSTTATPTTPAPHTGPQLPVPSGSHLRVAVVAACWHEEITTALLDGALRALTEAGIGRPQVVRVPGSFELPVAAARLARSGIDAVVALGMVLQGTTAHFEYVCQGVTTGLTQVATSTGVPVGFGVLTVADEAQAQDRAGLPGSRQDLGYEATVAALTTAVALADAGV from the coding sequence ATGAGCACCACTGCGACACCGACCACCCCCGCCCCGCACACCGGACCACAGCTCCCGGTGCCTTCAGGGAGCCACCTGCGCGTCGCCGTCGTGGCCGCGTGCTGGCACGAGGAGATCACCACGGCCCTGCTCGATGGAGCGCTCCGGGCCTTGACCGAGGCGGGGATCGGCCGGCCGCAGGTAGTGCGGGTCCCCGGGAGTTTCGAGCTGCCGGTGGCCGCTGCCCGGCTCGCCCGCAGCGGCATCGACGCGGTCGTGGCACTCGGGATGGTGCTGCAGGGCACCACTGCGCACTTCGAGTACGTCTGCCAGGGGGTGACGACCGGGCTCACCCAGGTCGCGACCTCGACCGGTGTCCCGGTTGGGTTCGGGGTACTGACCGTCGCGGACGAGGCGCAGGCTCAGGACCGTGCCGGGCTGCCGGGATCGCGTCAGGACCTCGGCTACGAGGCGACCGTGGCAGCCCTGACCACGGCGGTTGCGCTCGCCGACGCCGGCGTCTGA